The DNA sequence ATCATTGCCCGTTATAGCACAGTTTCTCCAATACTTGAAATATTCTCAGTTTCAATCGTCTGGATTACTTATACTCCATTTTGtccattaatttattttggaatgTCTGGAAAAATCTTATTCACTTCAAAGTTCAAAAGGCAATTGACACAAATTGTTTGATACTTACCTTGCTTATcctttattatatttaaaaagtcAGTGCtccttttctatttgttttttaagcATGGTAGATTTGAAAACTTGTAACTAGGGTTGAGAATTGGCCGATCCGGACCGGccatttttggaccggaccagACGGGTCCAATCCAATTTTCAAGGGACCGaactcattcggtccggtcctggTCTAGGGGTTTTTCACCCTGAAACGGCCCgaatggaaatttaaaaaaaaaaaattatttttatttatgtaatagttgtatataattaattatataattatatatggtataaaaaaatactaatagtctaatatagactatagttatacttatactaatatagttatactaaatcactataactaatactaatatatagctatcctaatagtctactattaatactaatatagtattgtataatttatatagttatactaatcactataattaatacttatatagttatactaaatcactaattgatcataactaatattactaatatatagctatattaatagtctaatactattataatttatatagttatactaatcataataagttaataactaaatcactataagtataactatatatatttagtatgaatgtattattttattctttaatgtataactataatatatagtactagtatatattaatatattaacagattataagagttatagtataaattataatatagaaattataatataataaatcactataacagtataactaatactaatatatagttatactaatagtctactattaatactattatatagttatactaatcactataattaatactaagatatagctatatatacagtatacttatacaattgtactaatactattagtctattgtatagtctaagactcaattctaatataggctatataactataactaatactaatatttatcttaatagtaataatatagaatatagttatactaactgactgattcaacataactaatattactaatataatatagctattctaaattaataatcatctaatactaataccattatatagttatactaatcataaattcataataactaaatcatcataagtctataactatatatatttagtatcaatgtattattatattctttaatgtataactattaattataatatatagtactagtatatatttatattataagagttatagtatatattataatatatcatatatgtataaatttataatagtattagcatagttaacttaatatgtaatatgttcgTATTAAATctctataactacatagagtattagtaataagagtattactattatttaatatagtattacatagagtattaataaatgtgtggggtttgaagagatagtaatactagtatattacatatagttattagttatggTATTAGTACTcatgtattattaattatagtaaataagttaataactattagtaatttactatatactaatagactaatagtattagtgtattactaatatatatattaatatgtatatataatagtatactatatgtatatatattaaatatatcacaatataattaaaaaagtattaaacaaaatgcccttggataaaataaaaaaaaaaagaaaagaaaaagtccaTGGTGGACCGAACGGACCGGCCCGGTCCttagggagttcggtccggtccagggtgggaaaaccctggaccgaataggtccggtccggtccacaaaacctccccatAGCAGACCGAACACCCCCTACTTGTAACTTTCCATAACAAGGACAACAGACCaaatgatatctttttgtcAAAGTTGGATTTTCCAAGCTGGTGGACAATTTGGTATGGATGGGATAAAAATGAATGGTTATTTTCTCATTTTGTGTACTTGAAATGGTTATGCAATCAATAATCATCAACATCTATGTCTAGCTAGAACGATAAAGGAAAGGCGAAACCTACTTCACACTAACTGGACGATACCAAAATAATATTGTCCCAAACTCCCTTCAATCgttaggccttgtttggattgaatattttttctatttaaatcattgatacttttttttgaataaaaaatctcaatatttttcataaatttgttGAGATGcgtttttatgggattttgtgAAATCGGTGGGGTTTGTTGATATTATGTTTGTATGGAAACAATTTTTaagatatgtttttattgggttttgtaaAAGTGGGGTCCTCTGAAAAGAtgtttacaaataaatttttgagatttttttatttttattttttaataatttgtcaTGAAACCTGAGGCAAAtgattagataattttatttcttttgaaagaTGAGAAATTATTTCAGTGGTGAGTGaaagtgatgtttgggaaattGTGAGCCAAAGAGTAGGTTCAGCCTGAAAATCTGAGATTTTTTCTGAAATAACTCGTACCCAAACAAGGCTGTTGAATGTTGGGAAGAGTGGAAGTACAAATGATGGGTTCTTCTCAGGCTATCAGTGCTTTCCATATATTAATCTGCcgatcattttcattttataaatttgattttgacaagtaattgaaattttatttagaacTACAAAAGGTATGGCCTAAGGACACATGATGTATACCAGAGAAACACTTGTTTAGAAATAGAAAAACATAGAAGGAAAGCATGAAAATTCAACCCATTGAAATCTATAACAGATGTCTAAAGGAAAAGCATATTAAAGAAGAGAAGCTTTTAGGCTTCCAACGTCTGCTGCGGGTCTCAAAATTTGTTATTCCTTTCTCTCCAAATATAACCGACTACAAACATAGGCACTCTTCCATACTGCTGCAACTTGTGGGCTGCCATATAACCCTCCAGTTTGCAAAGAGATTTACTGTCCTTCTCACATACCCCAAGCCAACCCAACTCTACAAAAGAAGTCATTTCATAAGGCTCTACCAACCTTGTAATGGCGTAAAAGGTGGTCTACAAATTCCCCAATATTTCTGTGCTTACAACACCAATTTGACACAAAGGTATTCTACTTCCTTTAGTTATCCATGGTAGGGACCTTCCCTAAGGAGACTGTCCATGCAAAAAAAGCTGCTCTTAAAATACACCTTGGCCCGTAAAATACTGTTCCAAGAAGACAAGTTATTATCCTGAGATATAAGGAGATGATAAAAGGATTGAACAatatgctttcttttcttggaaGGGGTCCAAAGAGTCTGGTCTACAGTTTGAAGACATAATTTAGTAGCGTAAAAGAGATTGAGAAATTCTGTGAAAACATCAACTTACCAGTCATGAGGTGCTTTGAAAAGATTGACATTCCACTGAGGGGAGGGAGCCACTTGAAAAATCTAGTAGATCAGCCACTGAAGTCTCCTGCACATGTGCAATATTTTACATCGTTGGGAAAGTTTCCTTGAGGGTCATTTCCCCACATTAGACGCTATACCAAAACCTAGTAAGTCACATTCTTTGAGAATCTTcataacaataacaaaaagtAATGGAGACACTTGATCATGTCTCAAACCCCGAACTAAAGAAAACATGCAGTAGTGCCATGCACCAAAGCAGAACGGACACACTTGAGGGATACAATGGCCTACCCAATATCTTCATTTATCCTTGATGCCTCAACTCCCCTGCAAGTAATATAGAAGCTCCAAGTTAGCATGAGCATAGGCCTTCTCAATATCTAATAACATGCAAAGTACCCTTGGTCCACCTAAGTAAGTCTACTATCCAGGCATTCATTAACAAGAAGCACAAAGTTTGATATTTGTCTTATTTTAACAAATGCATTATGTGATTTTGATAAAATCTTCTCAATCATCCTACTCAATCGATGAGTAAGGTCCTCGGCAATTATGCTGTACACCCATTCACAAGAATAATACGCTGTTAGTGTTTTACATCCACCACTACAACTTTTTTAAGGAATGAGGATAATGAGTTTGACATTAAGGCTTCCAAACTGattattgatataaaaaatccTGGAATACCCTTATGATGTCATCTCAATCACGTTAAAGCCATAGTAAATCAATCTGAGTCACACATTTTGCCATTGATCATGCTTCTTTTTATAACTTGTATACCCCTTTCTTCCGTTTGGAGAAAAGGGAACAAGAGGtgggaagagagaaaaagagaaagggggtgggggtgggggggggacATGCCTTTGCTTTGGTAGTAAAATTGAATGTGGACTGTAATCATGATGCAGCTTTTTCTTGTCACACACGTTcacacatttttctttttttctttagaactctttgtacatgGACCTTAGCGGTTGATTTCAATGGTTTGGGGCTACATGTGTTCCTTATATCCATTGTTCATACCTAGATGTGGTCACTAAACTTTGTATCAGGCTTTTGccttcttttgataatataatttattttacttataaaaaaaaatagattattttaGTTGTGAACATCATGTTCTACTCTATCTCTGTCATGATCTGCAATTAGGGTTTTGCTAAAATTGATGCCCTTTATGATCACTTATAAATCAGGAACCAGCCAAGAGCATGTGGCTCAGATGGCATAAGACTCAGCCTCTATAAGAGAGGTCTTGGGTTCGATCCCCCTCCCCAATCcccaatatcaaaaaaaaaaaaataaataaataaataaatcaggaACCAAATTATTAATGACTCATATGTTCAATGGTTCATTTGTCTCTGggtttcattttgaatttttttttcagcaATGGTATAGGCTTTCCAAGACATTGGCTGAAGAAGCTGCCTGGAAGTTTGCAAAAGAGAATGGTCTTGACATTGTTGCAATCAACCCAGCAATGGTGATTGGTCCTCTCTTACAGCCAACCCTAAATACTAGTGCTGCTGCAATTTCGAACTTAGTAAATGGTATTTTCTTTGCTAAAGTTTTATATAAATCCTGGTTTCTGATTCATTTCAACTAGTTGATCTTGTCGAAAGGTAATGAGAGCTCTATTTGATAACTCATTCAAGGAAGGTTGAACAGTATAACCCATCCTTGTTATTGAAATGGGATGTTAACCAAGCCGCTTGAGATTCTACTGGGGTCCGCGTGACTGGCAAGTGTGCTCCATGCCAGAGACAAACTAAGAACACTTCCCAAGGGGCAGTGGCAAGTTTTCTTTGGCAGTGGAGGGTGGAAGGTTGGGGTTTGGAAGAGCTTTTTGTGCAACCATTTCTAGAAAGTTACCATGTCCCTTCTGCCCCCCGAACATCAgtttttttaagatattcaaGGGTGTCGGGATTTGAAACCCTTAATTGAACTGGTATCTAGGTGAGGAGCAGCAGCTCCAGTGTCTAGGCTTTATTACACTAGTGCGATATAGCACTTAATTGTGTAGCTGTGTGTACAGGATTTCTCCTTGCAcctggaaggaaaaaaaaacaaaaacaaaacaaaaaaaacaaaacaaaacaaaatcaatcaGTTTAATATGAACCTAATATGTCCTCTTCATCCTTTGCACAgtacttttgtgaacatgtgTACATGTGGATGTGTCTTGTACTAGGTATTTTGTCCTGTAATAATGATATTATCCCTACTTGTTTAAGGTAGCTATTGCAATGTGATACACTTAAAATTCCCATTGCCAGAACTatacttcttttcttctttatttaatCTCTTTTCTTCTGATGCAGGAGCACAGGTGTTTCCCAATCTATCATTTGGATGGATTAATGTGAAAGATGTTGCTAATGCCCATGTTCAAGCATATGAAATCCCTTCCGCCAGTGGAAGATATTGTTTAGTCGAGAGAGTTGCTCACTATTCTGAAGTTGTGAGGATTTTACGTGAGCTTTATCCCTCTTTACAACTTCCAGAGAAGTAAGTGTTTATTTCCCTCTTCCCTCTATTTTCAAGGTACAATGTTCAAGTGATACTTACCACTAGCAGTAATTGCTCCAATTGCACATTCCTTTTTATATGACATGGTTCCTTGATTTCGCGTATGGGATATTAATTATTCAGGCATTTTATCTCGTTGGGCCAAAAAATTGTGTTGTTAGGTCCTAGTAGAGCTAATTTTGgaattctctctctttccctctcctcttctctctttctcaacATTTTTATCCTTGGGCTGTGCAATATCTGTTACATCTGTCACCTTATTTGTTTCGTTCATTCATTGTTTGTTTTTGGATACCTTATGAGACCTTAATGGCTCTTGTTGGGCCCCCAAAACTCCAAAACCCTGCATTAGAGGTCCTCATCATTGTTTCTTGTAACATCTCTACATAAACCTTTCCACctaatttttgttttccaaAACCCTTGACAGGTGTGCAGATGATAAGCCATTTGTGCCAACATATCAGGTGTCGAAAGAGAAGGCAAAAAGCTTGGGTATTGAATTCATTCCTCTTGATGTGAGCCTCAAGGAAACCGTTGACAGCTTGAAGGAAAAGAACTTCGTCAATTTTTAAGTATTGGTAGCACCCGTGCAGATCTTTCTAATCAATAAAAATGCTGGTGATACGTGTTACCTTCATACTTGTTTTTGATATGTGTTTGAGGTATATCTATAAGATCTAGATATACATAGTTATGCTCTGGTTGGAGGAGTAACTTGTCTCCAAAACTGCAAGTAGGGTGATGTTCACTTTGATGCGAATTGGACAATGATTCTGCAGCACTGTGATTTGTGGTCTTTGAGTAGAACTTTGTACTACATTATCATGACTGGTTGGTGAATGGAATATCTATGATTATCTGTCTCGATTGGTTgcatagatgagatgagatgaaagttaaataaaatattattataatattatttttgatttaggatttgaaaaagttgaattgtttattatattttatgtgggagcttaagaaagttataataattagatgagatgagatggtttgtgaaagCAAACTAGGTCATAATCTTTCAGTCAACTTGGCATTGTGCCAAAGACTTGCTTCTTGAAGACGGCCAATTCTTCCAACTGAATGCACTCTTTCTGAATTATGTTAGGAGCTAAATTGTGCCCTAAAATGTTTCATAAATTTCACCATTTGTGAATAGGGATACTCTCTGATTGCCTGACAGAATTAGATAATCTAATTCTCATGAGAGATATATGCATCACGTGGGGGCTAAACGGGGAAGAGTCCACATGAGCATTTAATAATGCATCTATCTTCCAAACAATTGTCAAGCtgcaattattttttctttgactATATTTTCATTCCAATCAAATATAGTCAAATAAAGTTTAATGAACCATATATCATTTGTGTCAGATGAATTTTACATGTAACCAAAACATTTGAAAATTGGGTTACGGTTTCGTGGTGATTCTAAAATTTTGTTTAGAGCTAGAAATCTAAAActctcttttcaatttttcttaatttctgtACTCCCATGTTATAGTTATATAAGGAGTTCATTCTAATTTTGTTTCTAAGCTTTCTGCTCTTATAGCAACACACCTGGACAGGGACAATGTGTATGAATTAATGATTAGGCATTTAAAATTTGATGTCTACCCTTCAAAAATGCACTTCCACTGGATGATTTTTGGCTTACAACCTATCTACaatttatatacaattttaaatataataatatctttttattaaatttaaatatatcaaatcaaaagttaaagtcaaaataagatttaaaatgatattattttattaaatagttGTAAACAAATTGTTATAGAGTaactctatcatttctcttttattccCAGTACGTTTTACCCAGGAGGCCATGTTGTCCATAACGTTCTGAAGTCGTCTGCAAAGTCTTCGTCTGTTAAACGGGTAGTTCTT is a window from the Carya illinoinensis cultivar Pawnee chromosome 14, C.illinoinensisPawnee_v1, whole genome shotgun sequence genome containing:
- the LOC122294237 gene encoding phenylacetaldehyde reductase-like; this translates as MSSGTGKLVCVTGASGYIASWLVKFLLQRGYIVRASVRDPNDSKKTSHLLALDGAKERLHLFKANLLEEGSFDTAIQGCEGVFHTASPFYLDVKDPEAELLDPAVKGTLNVLNSCTKSASVKRVVLTSSIAAVAYNGRPQTPDVVVDETWFSDPEICKETKQWYRLSKTLAEEAAWKFAKENGLDIVAINPAMVIGPLLQPTLNTSAAAISNLVNGAQVFPNLSFGWINVKDVANAHVQAYEIPSASGRYCLVERVAHYSEVVRILRELYPSLQLPEKCADDKPFVPTYQVSKEKAKSLGIEFIPLDVSLKETVDSLKEKNFVNF